The genomic DNA TGCGATAATAAAAAGTAGAGGCAAAAATCGATTCGCAAGGAAATTCTTAAAAGTCGCTGATAAAATTTTAAAAGTCGCAAATAAATCTTCAAAAGTCGCAAGTATTTTCAATGCTCAAAGAGATTGAGGTCGTTCAGATACACAGAATTGAATTAAAGGAGCTGTGAAAAAAGTCGTTTCGTGTCGAATGAGTAAAATGAGGACAATCGCAACTTCCGATTCGCTGATATCACATACCTATATGATAGTAAGTAAGGTTTTTAGCAAAAAACATGAAAAAGTAGCAAATATCCTCCTCGCTAGCTTCAAAACATCTGCTGTCACCAAATCAACTGCTGGCCATTCCGTTCACCACCCCCATCAATAATCCATACCGATCCCGTCCATACTACACCTAACAACACCCAGGCCACTGCGCCTGCCAAAGGAGTATCACCACATGACCATCATCCGATTCGGGTACGTAGCCATGAGCATGAATCTGCAGCACGCTTCCCCTTCTCAAACCATGACCCACAAGCAGTTTTCCGGCTTGAAGGATGAGGAGGCGGCGATCAGGAAGCTGGAGCGGATTGCCTTGTCCAATATCGAGAATTGCCTGCGGCTCCTGAAGCATAATGTGCTTCATGACATTCATTTTTTCCGTTTCAGCTCGAAGCTCATCCCCCTTGCCAATCACCCCGATCTTGCGGGGTGGGACTTTTTGACGCCAATCCTGCCTGCCTTGGGTGAAATCCGATCGTATCTCCGCGAGCATCCCATGAGGGTGGATTTCCACCCGGATCATTTTGTCCTCCTGAATTCGACCGAACCCCAGGTGATGAAGAATTCGTTGAAGACCTTGCGCATGCATGAAGGGATCCTGGACGCAATGGGGATCGATCCCCTGCATCGGTGCGTCCTCCATGTAGGCGGTGCCCATGGCGATAAAGAAAAGGCGATGGAGCAGTTCATCCACAATTGGGGGCTGACCCCGGAGGGCATCCAAAGGATGATCATGTTGGAGAATGACGATACTGTATTTTCGGCATTCGATGCCCTTTACCTTTGTGAAAAGCTCGGGATCCCCCTTGTATTCGACCTTCACCACCATATGGCGAATGGGGAGCGCGACTGGACGCTTGATTGGGATCGGGTCGTTGCTACGTGGAAGGATTCTCCGCTTCCCCTGAAGATGCACATCTCCAGTCCGCGGTCTGCTGATGATTTCAAAGCTCACGCAGACTACATCGATCCTCATGATTTCCTCGGGTTTCTGCGCCAAGTGGAGGGAAGT from Rossellomorea marisflavi includes the following:
- the uvsE gene encoding UV DNA damage repair endonuclease UvsE — encoded protein: MTIIRFGYVAMSMNLQHASPSQTMTHKQFSGLKDEEAAIRKLERIALSNIENCLRLLKHNVLHDIHFFRFSSKLIPLANHPDLAGWDFLTPILPALGEIRSYLREHPMRVDFHPDHFVLLNSTEPQVMKNSLKTLRMHEGILDAMGIDPLHRCVLHVGGAHGDKEKAMEQFIHNWGLTPEGIQRMIMLENDDTVFSAFDALYLCEKLGIPLVFDLHHHMANGERDWTLDWDRVVATWKDSPLPLKMHISSPRSADDFKAHADYIDPHDFLGFLRQVEGSVDRIDCMIEAKQKDNALFKLMEELAQEEGVRRVDGSTIEIG